From the genome of Monomorium pharaonis isolate MP-MQ-018 chromosome 2, ASM1337386v2, whole genome shotgun sequence, one region includes:
- the LOC105841005 gene encoding uncharacterized protein LOC105841005, with protein sequence MAQPPESIPVHCYTNPSFCRQSEYIPDDHVNDLPPPPPQQFQGSDELPPPPPPLQLQCHAAGQSNPAFQAPPETTLDVCESRDRYCYLESNRAPTHRRYASLPVEEARVTYGQSSRYEYIEQDEAETKQLTRRNSSRYEFIPHQQVQQRSAPAANQNDRGGPQTRTCRGNAGRYAFIPGDQDYQEDSPQWSNAKSTPRHINTPQGRYIRVPLQEEIPPALPERNIQELSVSPKNNLATQKLHEILSTPRKPRSRSEERTLSPKRQQSFNQTSTPQRRALTPGGSPNGRTFSPTRTTPQGTPHRAFSPTGPQTSTPNKESSARRCLPLLENSSRQQDLCPASNCGRLRYVGTAPVDLMNMSHEPPPRYAYTESGLESMPMMSGSPKYQVVPAEQKNYQSVESAFMARTAVVPPLSPPNSDANTTMASGMEKSDRKSAPILLILVGLLTCGLALYLSWSQGRRYYFDSAVGCGACCALAGACRSLRRTWTGLGLAGLSALSCAGLLLLAAKSPRDGTPLHDITAGALCGVSVLGASLALLALLKPKCNFGRHRRVHSWIPRFSP encoded by the exons ATGGCTCAGCCACCTGAATCGATACCAGTGCATTGCTACACGAATCCGTCGTTCTGCCGTCAATCGGAGTACATCCCGGACGATCATGTTAACGacttgccgccgccgccgccgcagcaATTTCAAGGAAGCGACGAGTTACCGCCGCCTCCGCCGCCGTTGCAATTGCAGTGTCACGCCGCGGGTCAGAGCAATCCCGCCTTCCAAGCCCCGCCAGAGACGACGTTGGACGTCTGCGAGTCGCGGGACCGGTATTGTTATCTGGAAAGTAACAGGGCCCCCACGCACAGGAGATACGCCAGTCTTCCGGTGGAGGAGGCTCGCGTGACTTACGGCCAGTCCTCGCGGTACGAATACATAGAGCAGGACGAGGCGGAGACCAAGCAGTTGACGCGCAGGAACTCGTCGAGGTACGAGTTCATTCCACACCAGCAGGTGCAACAGCGTTCCGCGCCGGCGGCCAACCAAAACGATCGAGGAGGGCCGCAGACGCGGACGTGTCGCGGCAATGCCGGTAGATATGCTTTTATACCGGGTGATCAAGATTACCAGGAAGACAGCCCGCAGTGGAGCAATGCAAAATCGACGCCCCGACATATCAACACTCCGCAAG GTCGTTATATCAGAGTGCCTCTGCAAGAAGAAATTCCGCCGGCACTACCCGAGAGAAACATACAAGAACTCTCTGTATCGCCAAAGAATAACTTAGCTACCCAGAAACTGCACGAAATATTGTCTACACCTAGGAAACCGAGATCCAGATCCGAAGAGAGAACACTATCGCCGAAGAGACAACAATCATTCAATCAAACCAGCACACCGCAACGAAGGGCCCTTACTCCTGGCGGATCACCAAACG GTCGCACTTTCAGTCCGACGCGCACAACTCCTCAAGGCACACCTCACCGAGCCTTCTCGCCCACAGGACCACAGACTTCGACACCTAACAAGGAATCATCAGCTCGCAGATGTCTTCCCCTGTTGGAGAACTCGTCCCGGCAGCAAGACCTTTGTCCAGCCAGTAATTGTGGCCGGCTTCGCTACGTTGGTACAGCCCCGGTCGATTTAATGAATATGAGTCATGAACCGCCACCTCGTTACGCTTACACGGAAAGTGGTCTCGAGTCCATGCCGATGATGTCTGGATCGCCCAAATATCAAGTGGTGCCCGCTGAACAGAAGAACTATCAAAGCGTAGAAAGCGCATTTATGGCTCGAACCGCCGTC GTACCACCATTATCTCCACCGAACAGCGACGCGAATACGACTATGGCAAGCGGCATGGAAAAAAGTGACAGAAAAAGTGCACCTATACTTCTGATATTAGTCGGCCTTCTCACTTGCGGCCTCGCCCTATATTTGTCCTGGTCCCAAGGAAGAAG ATACTACTTTGACAGTGCAGTCGGTTGCGGTGCCTGTTGCGCTCTTGCAGGTGCTTGCAGGAGTCTGCGAAGAACCTGGACGGGACTCGGTCTGGCTGGGCTATCAGCATTGAGTTGTGCTGGTCTTTTGCTGCTCGCAGCTAAATCCCCTAGAGACGGCACACCTCTTCACGACATCACAGCCGGCGC